The following nucleotide sequence is from Bradyrhizobium roseum.
TATTCCTGAATCGCAGGGCCAACTGAGCCGTCGACGGAAACCGGATTGCGCGTCGAGGTGCGGGGGGCGACGCGCAGAAGCGTCCTCGTGTTTCATTGGGATGCGGCGCGTCGCATATATTCGCCTTGCGCGGGATACATGGTTGCAGAAGCGTTAACTGCACGCCCGAGGAGCTGTGGCTGGCGTGCACGAATTTTGATCGATGCGCCAATCTGTCCCGCTCTTTGTTTGTAACAGTCGCGAGACGATGCGCTACGCTCCCTGAAAAATAGGGAGAGAATCATGTCCATGAAAGTCAATCGCCGTCACTTCATTGCCGCCGGTTCGGCGGCCGTTGCGACGCCGTTCCTGTTGCGCGGGGCCTCGGCGCAAGCCGCATGGCCGTCGCGCAATATCCGGATGGTGTGCAGCTACCCGGCCGGCGGGCAGACCGATTTGCTCGCGCGCGCGTTCGGCGATTTCATCACCCGGCAGGTGGGAAAGACCGTGGTCAACGAAAACAAGGCGGGCGCTTCAGGTTCGATCGGCGCGGCGGACGTTGCGCGCGCGGAGCCGGATGGCCATACGATCCTGTGCTCCATCTCCACCACCTATGTGATGAACCGGGTGATGATCAAGAATCCCGGCTACGACATGGACAAGGATCTGACGCTCGTCAGCGTCATTCCGGGCGCCGGACTGCTGCTGTGCGCGAGCCTGGCGTCGGGGGTCAAGACGCTGGAAGATTTCGTCGCTTTCGCGCGCAAGAAGGGCCAGGTGAACTTCGGCACCTATAGCGCGGGTTCGGCCCCGCACATGACCATCAATGAACTCAACAAGCAGTACGGCCTCAAGATCGAGCCGATCCACTACCGCGGCGAAGCACCGATGTGGACGGGATTGCTGGACGGTACGCTCGATGTTGCGATGGGCAGCTACACGGCCGCACAAACCGTCCTGCAGGGCGACAAGGCCGTCGTGTTCGCGGTGCATTCGAAGAAGGTCGACGCGATCCCAGAGATCAAGACCCTGCCCGAACAAGGTGCGACCTCGAAATTTTTTACCCTGAGCGGATTCTCCGGCTGGGCTGTGCCGAAGGCGACACCGCAGCCGATCGTCGATCGGCTGTCCGAACTCTGCGTGGCGGCCAACAGCGATCCCAAGGTGAAGGAAGTTCTCCGCACTTTTGCGCTGGAACCGGCAATCGGCTTCAAGGAAAGCAATGCGCTGTACCAGCGCGAATTGCCGACCTGGATCGAAACCGCGCAGGCGCTCGGCCTGGAGCCGGCCTAGCGCGAAAGGGGGATCGACGTGTAGGATGGGCAGAGCCAACGGGGCCAGCCTTGGGCCGGCTCCGTTGGCGCAACCGATCTTACGAGCCGCACTTGGTGTTCGATCTTGAATGTACTGGCTGAGGACGACCCGACCGACGACATCTCGCTGATCGAGGAGCGGCTCGAGAGGCTCGCCGAAGTCGCGGAGCGCTGCCGGAAGATCATCCTGGTTTCCAAGGCGGTTATCGCTGGCGGTTTCGCATTGCTGCTGGTGACCCTGCTCGGTCTGCTTGGCGCCAATCAGGCCGTGGCTCTCGGTTCGATCGCCGCGGTGCTGGGCGGCATCGTATCGCTTGGCTCGAATGTCAGTACGCTGCGACAGACGACGGACGCCATCAGCGCCGCCGAGGCGCTCCGTTCGAATCTGATCGGTCGGATCGATCTCCGTGTGGTAGGCGATGCGCCCTTGAAATTGATGTAAGGTGGCGATCACCAGATAAGCTGAAAGCGAGGTTGCCCCATGAGAAAGTCGCTGTTGCTGGTTGCGGCGATTCTCGTCGCCTTCACTCTCACCCCCGCCTTGGCCGACGAGACCGTCACCATCGGCGGCTCGCGCGCGGTGCTGATCAAACCCAAGGCGGCGCGCGGCAGCGTGATCCTGCTGCCGGGTGGCGACGGCGCCATCCGGGCCGGCGACAATGGCGATATCAACGGTCTGCGCGGCAACCAGTTGGTTCGGACGCGGCACGCTTATGCCGCGCGGGGACTCGCGGTGCTGGTCGCAGACGCCGGGACCGACCTGAAGAACGCTGTGGATTACATGGCAGCGATCAAGCGGCCGGTGACGGTGGTCGGCACCAGCCGCGGCACGCTCCGCGCCGCGGAAGGCATTGCGCGCGGCGTGCGGCCCGATGCGCTGGTGCTCACCTCGGGATTTCTCAGCCCGGACTCCGGTAGCGGCAGCAACGTGATGTCGATCCTGGGCTCATCGTCCGCGCTGCCGCGCACGCTCGTCATCCATCATCGCCAGGACGGCTGCAAGGTCACGTTGCCGGCCGGTGTCGATCCCTTCATCAAATGGTCCGCCGGTCGGGCGCGGGTCAGTTGGCTGACCGGCGGCGCAGACGAGGGCGATCCTTGCCAGGCAGCCGGCCACCACGGGTTTGCCGGCCTCGACGGGCAGGTCGTGGCGCTCGCGGCGGGTTTCCGGTGACGGTGGGTGGGTTAGCGCAGCGTAACCCACCGACTTCTCTATATCCGCACGTTCGGCTGGCGGGTTACGCTTCGGCTAACCCACCCGACGATTCCTCTCACTTCATCCCCATGCAACTCGCATAGAACGTCGTCGTGGCCGGCCAGTCCGAGAACATGGCGCGGATTCCGACCTGCTTTGCCAGCACATCCAGCACCGTCAGCGTATCGCCGTCGCGATCGATGGCCGATCTGATCGATTTGTGATAGAAACCACCGCCTTTGTGCAGCGGGCCGTCGCGCTCCAGCGACCAGCCGATCAGATCGAGGCCGGCTGCCTTCGCCGCCTTGGCGTATTCGGACGGCACGATTTCTCCTTTGTCGTTCAGCGTCAGCATGGTCCAGATCGGTGGGCCAAGGATCGCGACGCCCTGCGCCTTCAACTCCGCCATCGAGGGTTTCCAGGTCTCGGGCTTGCCGGGATCGAGGCCCTGCTTCTCGTAGCGCTCTTCGAGATAGACCGCGTGTTTGGCGAATTCCGGCTCGGTCTTCACCCAGTAGAGCACGTCGGCAAGATTGAAGCTTTGCGCGAACACGTCGGAGGGCGGAATGCCGGCCTTCTTGTAGGCGTCCAGCATCTGCGACGCGTACTTCTGCTGGGTGTAATCGCCGTCGAACGGCATCGGCACTTCGGGCGCCTTCAGCTCCGGCGTGAACTTGGCGCCGAGGCTTCTGATCAGCGCGATGCTTTCATCATGCGTCATCAGCGTGCCGGAATTGGCGTAGAGATCGGTGCGCCAGCGCGGCGTGCCGTTCTGGTATTCCTCCGGCGTCCTCGCATCGGCGTTGAATCCGTCCATCTTGGCGGTGAGCCGGCGGAACTCGGCAAGGGTGATGTCGGACGTGCAACATTTTGCCGACGCGGCATCGGCGGGGCTGAACGCCTGTGAGCATTTGGCAGCAAGCTCCGGCACGGTCAAAATGTTGGTCGTGGTGTGCAGGTCGCATTGTGAATGCCGACAGACCAGTTCGCGGTCTCTTGTGAACGTGACGTCGCATTCGATGATGCCGGCGCCCATCCGGGCCGCTGCTACGTAGGACTCTTTCGTGTGTTCGGGAAATTCCAGGGCGGCGCCGCGGTGGCCGATCGAAAAATCGGTCTTGCGAAACGGCCCGGTGCACTGGCTGAGCTGTTGCTTCAGCGGCCCGTCCTTCATCTTGTCGACCAGATGGAAAGGCCGCGGCCCGACCTGCGGCTCGCGCGGCATAACCATGTCTTGCGCCATTGCGGACATGGTTGCGGTCAGGAGGCCGAGCGCGGCGATCAGGGCGGAGCGATGGCGGGCAGACATGGGTGGCACCTCTAATAACGCATTGCACGCGCCCTTGATATCACGGAGCATGTGATAGTTTGAATAATGTGCATGGTGGACCGAACACAGCGGGCCCGCCATACAAGAAACAATCTTGGGGAGAGAAACATGCCAGCAGCCGTCTTCGTCGTCCGCGCCACCGTCACCGATCCCGCCAAGCGCGAGGCCTTCGGCACCTGGTATTCGCGCGAGCATCTGCCCGATGCGATGAAATCGTTCGGCGCCGTGAAGGCATGGCGCTACTGGAGCGCCACCGATCCGTCGCTGCACCATGCGATGTATCAGTTTACCGACAAGGCGGCGCTCGAGCGCGCGACCGGAGGGCCGGAGATGAAGCGTCTGGTCGACGACTTCAACCGCGACTGGCCGGATGTGACGCGGACGCGCGAGGTGCTGGTGCTGGCGGAAGAACTCGCCGCTTGACGCCATCGCTCCGAACGAAGCAGGCTGCGCGACGTCGCTCGCGCAGCGGAGCCCGATCGTTGCCAGCATGCGCGATGCAAAAAAGGCGCAGTCGCGATAATTGCTCAGCTGCACCGCGTCAGCCGGCGAAATAATTCCCGATCGGCGTCCCTCGCAACCAAGATGAACGCACAGTTCATCGCGCATTCATCCCGTCAACTCGAAACTCATCTCCTCACGCACAGCAGACGGAGGAGGAGATGTGATGGAACGCCGCCATTTTCTGAAACTCGCTTTTGGATTCGCCGCGGGGGGCATCGCGCTCGCAGCGAGCGCGCAGGCCGCACCGCTGATGCCAGCGCCGCTCGCCGACGACGCCAAGCTGCCCGTCAATCCGGATGCCCGGCCCGCCGTTACGTCAGGCGAGGAGGCCGATCGCCTCACGCCGGAAGAAGTGCGCTGGGGCCGCGGCCGTCATCGCGGCTGGGGCCGAGGGCGCTGGGGCTTTCGTCGCCGGCATGGGGGCTGGCGCCGCCGCCGCTTTCGTCGCCGGCACTGGGGCTGGCATCGCCGCCGTCGTTGGCGCCGCCGCTACTGGCGTCGTCGTTACTGGTGAGACTTCGGCCGTGACCATCCCGAAGGAATGAAAAAAGCCCCGCGCGAGCGGGGCTTTTGTCGTGACCTAGAAAAATCAGTAAGCGCGGCAGCGTCCATAGCGCCACACGGTGCCGTAGGGGCACACGCGGCCGGGGCGCACGACCACGACAGGCGGTGCGACGACGACCGGGGCCGGACGAACCACGACAGCCCTGCCGATGGGTCGGCATTTGCCATAGGGGCCGCGTGCCCAGCCGGGGCCGCATCCTTGTGCCGCTTCCGCCGCGCTGAAGCTGGCAACGGTGCCCAGGGCCAAAATTGCTGCGAAAAGGTACTTCATGATTTCTCCCGTTTTCAGCCGCAAGGGCGGCGCGGTTCCGAACCTATTCGCGGCAGCTGAATGGAACATGAATGCCGTGATCGTCATATCGGGGCTACGGCCGAGCCGCTGAGCACACCAATCGAATTAGTCTGAGCTGCCGCCGGATTGGTTCATTTCGGTTAAGCCGGCTGGCCTCCGAACAGCGCGGCAAAGCGTTTTTCGCCGGTGCGGGTGAAATTGACCACGCGGCTGCCCGCCGCGGAGTCGCGCGCCGCCCAGTTCAATTCGGTGAAACGGCTCATGACGGCGGCGCCCAGCGTGCCGGCGAGGTGGTGGCGGCGTTCGCTCCAGTCTAGACAGGCCTTGCAGACCGGCCGTCGCGGATGGGCCAGCGCTTCCGTGTCGATCTGCAGCGCCTCGGCCATGAAGCGTTTGCCCTCGCCGGTAAGTTCGATCGACTGTTTGGTTTGCCTCACCAGCCGCTGCGTGCGCAGGCTGTCGAGCATCTGCACGCCGAGGTCTCCGGCGAGATGATCGTAGCAGATCCGCGCCCGCCGCAGCGCAGGCTCTTTCGGCCCGGTGCGCACGCGGGTGTGGCCGGCGCGCTCGGCGAGGCCTGCGAGGCCTTCGAGCACATGGGCGACATCCGAACCAGTGAGGCGGTAGTAGCGGTGCCGGCCCTGCTTTTCCGGCTCGATCAGGCCGCCGGCCTCGAGCTTCGACAGATGCGAACTCGCGGTCTGCGGCGTGATGCCGGCCTGTTGCGCCAGTTCGCTCGCGGTCAGCGCGCGGCCGGTCATCAGCGCGGTCAGCATGTTGGCGCGCGCGGGGTCGCCGACCAGCGACGCGACCATAGCGATATCGGGACCTGCTTTCATGGTTCGATGGTAACCGAAGCATTGACGACAGACAAGCGGGCATTCTCACGGCTGCAAATACCGGAGCTCAACAATGACCATCACCGTTTTCATCCGCTACCAGATCGATCCGTTCAAGCGCGCCCAGTTCGAGCAGTATTCGAAAAACTGGCTTACCATCATCCCGAAATGCGGCGGCGACCTGATCGGCTACTGGATGCCGCATGAGGGCACCAACAACATCGCGTTCGCGCTGATCTCGTTCGAGAGTCTCGCCGCCTATGAAAGCTATCGCGCGCGGCTGCGCGCCGACAGCGAGGGCAGGGCCAATTTTAGTTTTGCCGAGGAGAACCGGTTCATCCTCGCCGAAGAGCGCACGTTCCTGCGCAGGGTCGTGGCGTGAGGCGTCTGGCGCAATGGACGCGGCGTCATTATGTTCGCGGCGCCGACAACCATCGAGGGGAGCGACCATGCTAACACTTGCTGACAAACGCGCCGCATTCAGAAAATTGCACGAGAGCGGCTGCTTCATCATTCCCAATCCCTTCGATGTCGGCAGCGCGGTCGCCCTGCAGCATCTCGGCTTCAAGGCGCTGGCGTCGACCAGCGCGGGCTTTGCCTGGACGCTGGCCAGGCCCGACAACCGCGTCACCGTCGACGACGTCTGCGCGCATCTCGCCGCGGTCTGCGCGGCGGTCGACATTCCCGTCAATGCCGACTTCGAAGACGGCTTTGCGCATGAGCCGGAAAAGATGGGAATCAATGTCGCGCGCGCGGTGAAGGCCGGCGTGTCCGGTCTGTCGATCGAGGACTATACCGGCGACAACGCCAAACCACTGTTCGATCGCGAACTGGCTGTGGATCGCATCCGCGCGGCGCGCCAGGCGATCGATGCCGACAATAGCGGCGTGCTGCTCACCGGCCGTTGCGAGGCGTTCCTGCGCGGGCAGAAGGATCTGAAGCTCGTGATCGACCGGCTCACGGCTTATGCGGAGGCCGGCGCCGACTGCCTTTACGCGCCGGGGATATCGACGCCTGAGGAAATTTCCGCGGTCGTGAAGGCGGTCGCGCCAAGACCCGTCAACCTGCTGGTCGGCGCGGCCGGTCCCTCGCTCAAGATCGCCGGCGATCTCGGCGTGCGCCGCATCAGCGTCGGCGGTGCGTTGGCGCGAATGGCGTGGACCGGCTTCATGAAGGCGGCAAAGGAGATGGCGGAGCAGGGTACGTTCACGGAATTCGCCAACGGCTATCCCGGCGGCGAGCTCAACAAGATGTTCAGCTGACCGCGAACTTGAAGCCATACGAAAGCAGCGGGCCGCTGGGCCCGCTGCGCGTCTTCTTCGCAAGTGTCGATGGTTACTGCTTGCTGGCCGGCGTGGTCTTGTTCATGTCGGTGTTAGCCGGCGGCGTCGGGCGGCTCGGCGCCGCGCCGGTGGTCGTGCCGCTTTCGGTGTTGGCGCGTGGCGTCACGTCACGCATGCCGGGAGGCGCGGTGGGAGTCGCCGGGTTCGTCTGCGCCGTCTGGCCGGCCGGCGTCGTGCCGGCCTGGTTCACAGTGGTGTTGTTCAGGCCATAGAACAGGGCGCCCATCACCAGCGCAATGGCGACCGCGAACATCGCGACCTTGGAGCCGCCTGAGCGACCCTCGGCCAGTTCGGGATCGGGTTGCAACTCGCTGTCGAGGCTATTGGGACGGGCCTGCGGACGAATTTCTTCATTGCTCAAGCCGGCGCGGTAGGGATCGTTCGGGTTGGGTTGGTATGCCATGAATGGGTCCTCCGTTAGCACCCCGCTGATAGGTGCGAGGACAATGGCTGGCGGCAGCGGATGTTCCGCGCCATGTTGCAACCCCGTAATGTGGAACCGATGATTCCCCGGGTTCCTGAGCGAGGTTGCGATGTGGAACTTGCCGCCCAGCGATACCGTGCTGCACTTGCTGACGTATGTAGCGCTCACGTCCAATGCGATGACCGCGGCGCTCGCCGCCGGCCGCCGCAGCATGGACTGGGCCGGCGTGTGCATGCTCGGCTGCATTACCGCGCTCGGCGGCGGCACCATCCGCGATGTGTTGCTCGGGCACTATCCGCTGGTCTGGGTGCAAAACCCGTCCTACCTGGCGCTGACGGCGATCGCCGCCTTCGTCACCATCCTGATCGCGCGGCATGTGCACCGGCTCAATACGGCGTTCCTGGTGCTCGACGCGATTGCGCTCGTCGTTTTCACCATGGCCGGCTGTGATGTCGCCTGGCAGATGAACGCCTCGCTGCCGATCGTGATCGTGGCGGGCATGATCACCGGCTGCGCCGGCGGCGTCCTGCGCGACATCCTCTGCAATGACGTGCCGCTATTGTTCCGCGCCGAACTCTACGCCAGCGTTTCGGTGGTGACCGGTTTGTTCTACGCCACCGCGTTCGGACTCAAGCTCCATGACGAGCTCTGGACCGCGCTGACCTTTGTATTCGGCTTGACGCTTCGGCTCTTGGCGATCCGCTTCAAATGGGAGATGCCGAAGTTTGTGTTTACAGGCGAACGTTGATTCATCAGTCTTGCCGTGCACCACTCCATCCCCGTCATTGCGAGGAGCGATAGCGACGAAGCAATACAGTGCTGCGTTTGCCGCGCTATGGATTGCTTCGCTTCGCTCGCAATGACGGGGATGGAACGACCCTTGCAGCCCATCCCCGTTCCACGGGGGACGCCGGCCGGTGCCGCTCGCTACGGCGCCGGCAAATCCTTCAGATAAACCGCCATGGCGCGGACGTCACTGTCACTCATCTTCGAGGTCGAGTTCGTCACCACCTCCGACATCAGGCGGCCGGCCTGCTTCTTGCCGTTTCGACCGTTCTGCAGATAGGCGGTGATGTCTTCCACGCTCCAAGATTTCAGTCCTTGCTCGGTGGCGTCCAGCCGCGGCGCAAGCGTGCCCTGCACGACACCGCCGGCGAACTTCGCGCCGCGCTTGTCCGCGCCGAAGAAATTCTTCGGCGTATGGCAGGCGCCGCAATGGGCGACGCCCTCGACCAGATAGCGACCGCGATTCCACTCCGCGCTCTTCATCTGGTCCGGCATCAGCAAGCCCGGCGTCAGGAACAGCCAGTTCCAGCCGCGCATCACAAAGCGCCAGTTGAACGGAAAGCGCAGTTCGGCTGCGCGCGGCGGGTTGCTCACCGGGGACAGCGTCGCCAGATGGGCGCGGATGGCGAGAATGTCCTGGCGGGTCAGCCGGGTGAAATGCGGGTAGGGAAAGGCCGGGTAATAACGCGAGCCATCGCGTCCCACGCCGAGCCGCAGCGCGCGCAAGAAATCGTCATCGCTCCAGGCGCCAAGGCCGGTCTCGCGGTCCGGCGTCAGATTGGCCGAGTAGATGCCGCCGAACGGTGAATCGATGCGTTTGCCGCCGGCGAACGGTCTGGATGGATCAGCGGTGTGGCAGCCGGCGCAGTCGCCGGCCTCGGTCAGCGCCTTGCCGCGCGCGACGTCCGCTTCGGTCGGTTCATAGGCCGGTTCGATTCTGGACTGCGCATGGGCGCCGCCAACGGCCAGCGCGGTGCACAATAACATTCCGGCGAGAATCGTCCGCATCGTTGCTGCACCATTCGGGTTCCTGGAACAGGATACCCGAAACCAGGAGCACGTCATCCCGTTTCGCCCCGGGGCTTCCGGACGACACAAACCGAAAAGGGGCGGCGTTATTGCCGGCACGAAATTGCGATCTTTGAAGGCGAGGGACGATTGCCAAGATTTGTGGTGCGCCGCTTGGAATATCCGACATAGACTGGTTCTAATCGGTTCAGATGACTAGCTAAAATTCCGGCATCTCGCGGCGGCAAAGAGGGCTTAGATGGGAATCAATCAGGGTCCGATCAGTCTCGATCAGAAATACACCCAGGATAAAGGTCACATCTTCCTGACCGGTATCCAGGCGCTGGTCCGCCTGCCGATGGCGCAGATCCGCCGTGACCGCGCCGCCGGACTGAACACCGCGGGCTTCATTTCCGGCTACCGCGGCTCGCCGCTCGGCGGCTATGACCAGCAGCTCGTCGCCGCGCGAAAACACCTCGAACAGTACAACATCAAGTTTCAGCCCGGCGTGAACGAGGATCTGGCGGCGACCGCGGTCTGGGGCTCGCAGCAGCTCAACCTGTCGCCCGGCGCCAAATATGACGGGGTAGTCGGCATCTGGTACGGCAAGGGCCCCGGCGTCGACCGCTGCGGCGACGTGTTCCGGCATGGCAATACCGCGGGCTCGGCCAAGAACGGCGGCGTGCTCGTTCTCGCCGGCGATGACCACGGCGCGAAATCCTCCACCGTCCCGCATCAGTCCGACCACGCCTTCATCTCCGCGCT
It contains:
- a CDS encoding trimeric intracellular cation channel family protein is translated as MWNLPPSDTVLHLLTYVALTSNAMTAALAAGRRSMDWAGVCMLGCITALGGGTIRDVLLGHYPLVWVQNPSYLALTAIAAFVTILIARHVHRLNTAFLVLDAIALVVFTMAGCDVAWQMNASLPIVIVAGMITGCAGGVLRDILCNDVPLLFRAELYASVSVVTGLFYATAFGLKLHDELWTALTFVFGLTLRLLAIRFKWEMPKFVFTGER
- a CDS encoding Bug family tripartite tricarboxylate transporter substrate binding protein, encoding MSMKVNRRHFIAAGSAAVATPFLLRGASAQAAWPSRNIRMVCSYPAGGQTDLLARAFGDFITRQVGKTVVNENKAGASGSIGAADVARAEPDGHTILCSISTTYVMNRVMIKNPGYDMDKDLTLVSVIPGAGLLLCASLASGVKTLEDFVAFARKKGQVNFGTYSAGSAPHMTINELNKQYGLKIEPIHYRGEAPMWTGLLDGTLDVAMGSYTAAQTVLQGDKAVVFAVHSKKVDAIPEIKTLPEQGATSKFFTLSGFSGWAVPKATPQPIVDRLSELCVAANSDPKVKEVLRTFALEPAIGFKESNALYQRELPTWIETAQALGLEPA
- a CDS encoding NIPSNAP family protein, with amino-acid sequence MTITVFIRYQIDPFKRAQFEQYSKNWLTIIPKCGGDLIGYWMPHEGTNNIAFALISFESLAAYESYRARLRADSEGRANFSFAEENRFILAEERTFLRRVVA
- a CDS encoding twin-arginine translocation signal domain-containing protein, which gives rise to MERRHFLKLAFGFAAGGIALAASAQAAPLMPAPLADDAKLPVNPDARPAVTSGEEADRLTPEEVRWGRGRHRGWGRGRWGFRRRHGGWRRRRFRRRHWGWHRRRRWRRRYWRRRYW
- a CDS encoding glycerophosphodiester phosphodiesterase family protein, which produces MSARHRSALIAALGLLTATMSAMAQDMVMPREPQVGPRPFHLVDKMKDGPLKQQLSQCTGPFRKTDFSIGHRGAALEFPEHTKESYVAAARMGAGIIECDVTFTRDRELVCRHSQCDLHTTTNILTVPELAAKCSQAFSPADAASAKCCTSDITLAEFRRLTAKMDGFNADARTPEEYQNGTPRWRTDLYANSGTLMTHDESIALIRSLGAKFTPELKAPEVPMPFDGDYTQQKYASQMLDAYKKAGIPPSDVFAQSFNLADVLYWVKTEPEFAKHAVYLEERYEKQGLDPGKPETWKPSMAELKAQGVAILGPPIWTMLTLNDKGEIVPSEYAKAAKAAGLDLIGWSLERDGPLHKGGGFYHKSIRSAIDRDGDTLTVLDVLAKQVGIRAMFSDWPATTTFYASCMGMK
- a CDS encoding GCG_CRPN prefix-to-repeats domain-containing protein gives rise to the protein MKYLFAAILALGTVASFSAAEAAQGCGPGWARGPYGKCRPIGRAVVVRPAPVVVAPPVVVVRPGRVCPYGTVWRYGRCRAY
- a CDS encoding ArsR/SmtB family transcription factor, whose amino-acid sequence is MKAGPDIAMVASLVGDPARANMLTALMTGRALTASELAQQAGITPQTASSHLSKLEAGGLIEPEKQGRHRYYRLTGSDVAHVLEGLAGLAERAGHTRVRTGPKEPALRRARICYDHLAGDLGVQMLDSLRTQRLVRQTKQSIELTGEGKRFMAEALQIDTEALAHPRRPVCKACLDWSERRHHLAGTLGAAVMSRFTELNWAARDSAAGSRVVNFTRTGEKRFAALFGGQPA
- a CDS encoding isocitrate lyase/PEP mutase family protein, with amino-acid sequence MLTLADKRAAFRKLHESGCFIIPNPFDVGSAVALQHLGFKALASTSAGFAWTLARPDNRVTVDDVCAHLAAVCAAVDIPVNADFEDGFAHEPEKMGINVARAVKAGVSGLSIEDYTGDNAKPLFDRELAVDRIRAARQAIDADNSGVLLTGRCEAFLRGQKDLKLVIDRLTAYAEAGADCLYAPGISTPEEISAVVKAVAPRPVNLLVGAAGPSLKIAGDLGVRRISVGGALARMAWTGFMKAAKEMAEQGTFTEFANGYPGGELNKMFS
- a CDS encoding alpha/beta hydrolase, whose amino-acid sequence is MRKSLLLVAAILVAFTLTPALADETVTIGGSRAVLIKPKAARGSVILLPGGDGAIRAGDNGDINGLRGNQLVRTRHAYAARGLAVLVADAGTDLKNAVDYMAAIKRPVTVVGTSRGTLRAAEGIARGVRPDALVLTSGFLSPDSGSGSNVMSILGSSSALPRTLVIHHRQDGCKVTLPAGVDPFIKWSAGRARVSWLTGGADEGDPCQAAGHHGFAGLDGQVVALAAGFR